The Streptomyces avermitilis MA-4680 = NBRC 14893 genome contains a region encoding:
- a CDS encoding glutathione S-transferase family protein — MSVNALTAVPSARSIPATSAFRGRIGCDARSGHYPVPGRYRLHLSPSCPHCLKIAVAHSLLGLEDACPVTLLPAVPDGPGGEHSALRPLYEASAHRYAGAAVAPVLSDDWSGRIVSTHAPDIMRDLARRFGGERPPLYPKGMEAEIEAVGHLCEQGINATAQRAGRADADDAERDSALGSLLRTLRSLEGRLARQDYLLGDRLTAADIELWVSLVQLDTVHRWHLDASAVHRVADHPALWAYARRLAGDPAFGAHLDLDGIARRHHAHCRGLEAAGAAVQIVEWAAHAPDRTASRQG, encoded by the coding sequence ATGTCCGTCAACGCCTTGACCGCAGTTCCGTCCGCACGATCCATACCGGCCACGTCGGCCTTTCGGGGGAGGATCGGCTGCGACGCGCGCAGCGGCCACTATCCCGTGCCGGGCCGGTATCGCCTCCACCTGTCGCCGTCGTGTCCGCACTGTCTGAAGATCGCCGTCGCCCACAGCCTGCTCGGACTCGAGGACGCCTGCCCGGTGACGCTGCTGCCCGCGGTGCCCGACGGACCCGGCGGAGAGCACTCCGCGCTACGCCCGCTGTACGAGGCGAGTGCGCACCGGTATGCCGGAGCCGCCGTGGCGCCGGTGCTCAGCGACGACTGGTCGGGCCGGATCGTGAGCACGCACGCGCCGGACATCATGCGCGACCTGGCCCGGCGTTTCGGCGGGGAGCGGCCTCCGCTGTACCCGAAGGGCATGGAGGCGGAGATCGAGGCCGTCGGACATCTGTGTGAGCAGGGCATCAACGCGACGGCCCAGCGGGCCGGACGCGCGGATGCCGACGACGCGGAGCGGGACAGCGCGCTGGGCTCCCTGCTGCGCACGCTGCGTTCGCTGGAAGGGCGGCTGGCCCGCCAGGACTACCTCCTGGGCGACCGGTTGACCGCGGCCGACATCGAGTTGTGGGTGAGCCTGGTGCAGCTCGACACCGTGCACCGCTGGCACCTGGACGCCTCCGCTGTGCACCGCGTCGCCGATCACCCGGCGCTCTGGGCCTACGCGCGGCGGCTGGCCGGCGACCCCGCCTTCGGAGCCCACCTCGATCTCGACGGCATCGCCCGCCGGCATCACGCACATTGCCGTGGGCTGGAGGCCGCGGGCGCCGCGGTACAGATCGTGGAGTGGGCCGCACACGCGCCGGACAGGACCGCCTCGCGGCAGGGGTGA
- a CDS encoding ComEC/Rec2 family competence protein: MIRFTMMPGEDGDCLLLEYGDGTFLRRILLDGGRSGTYPRIRPTLAGLDGLVDVLVVTHVDQDHLLGVLALLNDPDRSVEFGDVWFNGFDHLLEFEGFGAQDGEKLTSALVEQKLPWNDAFGGLSVEVGRELVWFDDGSTVDVLSPDRGQLESLAPDWVKECAKHGLIPGRDPDEIPLVPGFEHFGGVNVEELAARPFRPDTSKTNLTSIGLLFEFEGKRIILTGDADDRRLVRSIRPRAEAEGGRLHVDVLKVAHHGSDHNLSKDLLDLIDCDRYLISTSGARHDHPNAIAVARILKHGGAKKEIVFNYRDRAAIWDVDSLKDRFGYTVTAPAPDAEDGFVSFEL, from the coding sequence ATGATCCGGTTCACGATGATGCCCGGCGAGGACGGCGACTGCCTGCTGCTGGAGTACGGCGACGGCACCTTCCTGCGCCGGATCCTCCTCGACGGCGGCCGCAGCGGCACGTATCCGCGCATCCGGCCCACACTCGCGGGCCTCGACGGTCTGGTCGACGTCCTCGTCGTCACCCATGTCGACCAGGACCACCTTCTGGGCGTGCTCGCCCTGCTGAACGACCCCGACAGATCGGTGGAGTTCGGGGACGTGTGGTTCAACGGGTTCGATCACCTCCTCGAGTTCGAGGGGTTCGGTGCTCAGGACGGCGAGAAGCTCACCAGCGCCCTTGTGGAGCAGAAGCTGCCGTGGAACGACGCGTTCGGCGGGCTGAGTGTCGAAGTCGGGCGGGAGCTCGTGTGGTTCGACGACGGATCCACGGTGGACGTGCTCTCGCCCGACCGCGGTCAACTGGAGAGCCTGGCGCCGGACTGGGTCAAGGAATGCGCGAAGCACGGCCTGATCCCGGGCCGCGATCCCGACGAGATCCCCCTGGTGCCCGGCTTCGAGCACTTCGGGGGAGTGAACGTGGAGGAGCTGGCCGCACGCCCGTTCCGGCCGGACACGTCGAAGACCAACCTCACGAGCATCGGCCTGCTCTTCGAGTTCGAGGGCAAGCGCATCATCCTGACCGGTGACGCCGACGACCGGCGGCTGGTGCGGTCGATACGGCCCAGGGCCGAGGCGGAGGGCGGACGCCTGCACGTCGACGTCCTCAAGGTGGCCCACCACGGCAGCGATCACAACCTCTCGAAGGACCTGCTTGATCTGATCGACTGCGACCGCTACCTGATATCGACCAGCGGCGCCCGGCACGACCACCCCAACGCCATCGCCGTCGCACGGATCCTCAAGCACGGCGGCGCGAAGAAGGAGATCGTGTTCAACTACCGTGATCGCGCGGCGATATGGGACGTCGACAGCCTCAAGGACCGCTTCGGCTACACGGTGACGGCACCGGCACCGGACGCTGAGGACGGGTTCGTGAGCTTCGAGCTGTGA
- a CDS encoding TetR/AcrR family transcriptional regulator, with protein sequence MGRVSKEQARENRQRVVATASRLMRQQGTDGVSVADLMKAAGLTHGGFYKQFASKEALIDEATAHAFGTVEEQLGDGLQAHEGDSAAARTAFIDHYLSPEHRDDMADGCPTAALAADMARGPEESAAHETYVEGVRRFAARLAGADDDGLARLSTLVGALVLARAVKDDPLSDDLLEAARRQLLP encoded by the coding sequence ATGGGCCGCGTATCGAAGGAACAGGCACGCGAGAACCGGCAGCGTGTCGTTGCCACCGCCTCTCGCCTGATGCGTCAACAGGGCACCGACGGTGTCAGTGTCGCCGACCTGATGAAGGCCGCCGGGCTGACCCACGGCGGCTTCTACAAGCAGTTCGCCTCCAAGGAGGCCCTGATCGACGAGGCCACCGCGCATGCCTTCGGCACCGTGGAAGAACAGCTCGGCGACGGGCTCCAGGCCCATGAGGGCGACTCCGCCGCAGCTCGCACAGCCTTCATCGACCACTACCTCTCCCCCGAGCACCGCGACGACATGGCCGACGGCTGCCCCACGGCCGCCCTCGCCGCCGACATGGCCCGCGGCCCGGAGGAAAGCGCCGCGCACGAGACCTATGTCGAGGGAGTGCGCCGTTTCGCCGCTCGGCTCGCCGGCGCCGACGACGACGGCCTCGCCCGTCTGAGCACCCTGGTCGGCGCCCTCGTCCTCGCCCGGGCCGTCAAGGACGACCCGCTCTCCGACGACCTCCTCGAGGCCGCCCGCCGACAGCTGCTCCCCTGA
- a CDS encoding SDR family oxidoreductase, with amino-acid sequence MDLKHAVAVVTGANRGLGRHIAEQLLERGATVYAAARRPETVDLPGAIPLRLDITDPESVREAARTASDATLLVNNAGISTHTQLVSGDLESVRLELETHFFGTLQTTRAFAPVIEANGGGAILNVLSVLSWVHPAGYGAYSAGKAAAWSLTDSVREELAPRGITVSALHVGYMDTDMAEYVAPEQKTAPALVAAQALEGIEKGLPEILADDLSRQVKQQLSAVAG; translated from the coding sequence ATGGATCTCAAGCACGCCGTCGCAGTGGTCACCGGAGCCAACCGGGGGCTGGGACGCCATATCGCGGAGCAGCTCCTCGAGCGCGGCGCCACGGTGTACGCGGCGGCCCGCCGACCGGAGACGGTCGACCTGCCCGGCGCGATCCCGCTGCGTCTGGACATCACCGACCCGGAGTCGGTCCGGGAGGCGGCCCGTACGGCATCCGATGCGACGCTCCTGGTGAACAACGCCGGTATCTCGACGCACACGCAGCTGGTTTCCGGCGATCTGGAGTCCGTGCGCCTGGAACTGGAGACGCACTTCTTCGGAACCCTTCAGACGACCCGGGCCTTCGCCCCGGTCATCGAGGCCAACGGCGGCGGGGCGATCCTCAATGTGCTCTCGGTCCTGTCGTGGGTGCACCCGGCGGGCTACGGCGCCTACAGCGCGGGCAAGGCGGCGGCCTGGTCGCTGACCGACTCGGTACGCGAGGAACTGGCGCCGCGCGGCATCACCGTCAGCGCTCTGCACGTCGGGTACATGGACACCGACATGGCCGAGTACGTGGCCCCGGAGCAGAAGACGGCCCCCGCGCTCGTCGCCGCCCAGGCTCTGGAGGGGATCGAGAAGGGCCTGCCGGAAATCCTGGCCGACGATCTGTCGCGTCAGGTCAAGCAGCAGCTGAGCGCGGTGGCCGGCTGA